In the Maribacter sp. MJ134 genome, one interval contains:
- a CDS encoding PAS domain-containing protein — protein MSESKRLQELYAYQILDTPSEKKLDDIVEIAATLCDTPIAAISFFDKDRQWFKAKKGVFIDEIASLNYICTYAIKNPSKVLVVEDAVLDVRFTHISSFDIGKKSTRFLVNIPLTTLDGQVLGVLSVMDLKPRQITPRKINALKLLSLEVGQYLESKKAIYSQEVTLKKGTMALERFSNQSTSIFLQFEIDAQGKLNFLFVSKGINKMHASLDDEKILKNPEEIYTIIHPDDLSYLKQTILDSCVNLRMWQAEFRIVSENGDVSWHEGMAKPVKKEDGKVMWYGTFQDISGKKEYIKTLEQMSFDISHVLRKPITTLMSIISVIEIEKDMDEQSLKMYAGYLKAVGEELDKFTKMLNDSYYDKWMGTQQ, from the coding sequence ATGAGCGAATCTAAAAGGTTACAGGAGCTTTATGCATATCAAATTTTAGATACACCTTCGGAAAAGAAATTAGACGATATCGTAGAGATTGCCGCAACGCTCTGTGATACACCTATTGCCGCTATTTCTTTTTTTGATAAGGATAGGCAATGGTTCAAGGCTAAAAAAGGAGTATTTATTGATGAAATAGCCTCACTAAATTATATTTGTACGTATGCCATAAAAAATCCTAGTAAGGTATTGGTCGTGGAAGATGCCGTACTCGATGTGCGCTTTACTCACATTAGTTCTTTTGATATAGGAAAGAAATCCACTCGTTTTTTGGTCAACATACCGTTGACCACTTTAGACGGCCAAGTATTGGGAGTTCTTTCCGTAATGGACTTAAAACCGAGGCAAATAACACCTAGAAAAATAAACGCTCTAAAACTATTATCCTTAGAAGTAGGGCAGTATCTTGAGTCTAAAAAGGCGATTTATTCGCAAGAGGTCACGCTTAAAAAGGGGACAATGGCCTTGGAGCGTTTCTCTAATCAATCCACAAGTATATTTTTACAATTTGAAATAGATGCACAAGGGAAGTTGAATTTCCTATTCGTGAGTAAGGGTATCAATAAGATGCATGCAAGTTTAGATGATGAGAAAATCCTTAAGAACCCAGAAGAGATTTACACGATAATTCACCCAGATGATTTAAGTTATCTAAAACAGACCATTCTAGATTCTTGTGTAAACCTTAGGATGTGGCAGGCAGAATTCAGAATCGTATCAGAAAATGGGGATGTTTCTTGGCATGAAGGTATGGCGAAACCTGTTAAAAAAGAAGACGGAAAAGTGATGTGGTACGGTACATTTCAAGACATCTCCGGTAAAAAAGAATACATAAAAACCTTAGAGCAAATGTCTTTTGATATCTCCCACGTTCTTAGAAAACCGATAACTACCTTAATGAGCATTATTTCTGTAATAGAGATTGAGAAAGACATGGACGAGCAGTCCTTAAAGATGTATGCGGGCTATTTAAAAGCTGTGGGGGAAGAATTGGATAAGTTTACTAAAATGCTTAACGACAGCTATTACGATAAATGGATGGGAACGCAGCAGTAA
- the greA gene encoding transcription elongation factor GreA, which translates to MSNVSYYTVEGLKKLKDELNHLRDIERPKASQAIAEARDKGDLSENAEYDAAKEAQGLLEMKISKMEAILANARLIDESQLDTSKVLVLSTVKLKNQTNGMEVKYKLVAESEADLKTGKISVSSPIGKGLLGKSVGDTAEITVPNGTLKFDILEITRE; encoded by the coding sequence ATGAGTAACGTATCTTACTACACGGTAGAGGGCTTAAAAAAGCTAAAAGATGAACTGAATCATCTTAGAGATATAGAGCGGCCCAAAGCATCACAGGCAATAGCGGAAGCTCGTGATAAAGGAGATTTGTCTGAAAATGCAGAGTACGACGCGGCCAAGGAAGCACAGGGTCTGTTAGAAATGAAGATTTCTAAAATGGAAGCAATTTTAGCCAATGCCAGATTAATAGACGAATCACAGTTAGATACCTCTAAAGTACTGGTGTTATCTACTGTAAAATTGAAGAACCAGACCAATGGTATGGAAGTAAAATACAAATTGGTGGCTGAAAGTGAAGCGGATTTAAAAACGGGAAAAATATCGGTCAGTTCTCCAATAGGTAAAGGTCTTTTAGGCAAGAGTGTTGGGGATACGGCAGAAATAACGGTGCCAAACGGAACTTTGAAGTTTGATATTCTTGAGATTACTAGGGAATAG
- a CDS encoding HIT family protein encodes MATIFTKIINGEIPCYKIAEDDNFLAFLDINPNAKGHTLCIPKKEVDKLLDLDEDTYGALMAFSRRVGLALQKTLDCKRVGMSVIGLEVPHVHVHLIPLTTMKDATFQHKVSLSPEEFKDIAAHISAKFE; translated from the coding sequence ATGGCAACCATATTCACGAAAATCATCAATGGGGAAATACCCTGTTACAAAATAGCCGAAGACGATAATTTTCTGGCTTTTCTAGATATCAATCCTAATGCGAAGGGGCATACGCTATGTATACCCAAAAAGGAGGTAGATAAATTGTTAGACTTAGACGAGGATACGTATGGCGCATTGATGGCTTTTTCCAGAAGGGTAGGTCTGGCCTTACAAAAAACCTTGGATTGTAAGCGGGTAGGGATGTCCGTTATTGGATTGGAGGTGCCTCATGTACACGTACACTTAATTCCCTTGACCACAATGAAAGATGCCACTTTTCAACATAAGGTTAGTCTATCTCCAGAAGAATTTAAGGACATAGCCGCACACATTAGTGCTAAATTTGAATAG
- a CDS encoding sensor histidine kinase, with amino-acid sequence MQFNPKSKISNIFLLVGSFIVVSLILLNTNSFFKTFKEEERLKMEIWATAQSEFLHSAEDVDLGSLHLKVFQNNTSTPMILINKDSTIRINNIPAEKASDSVYIQKKLRQFQNENTPVSIDQQGEHLATLYYGNSEVLNKLKYYPIALLLIIFLFGAVIYFLFRTNKASEQNKLWAGMAKETAHQIGTPLSSLLGWNELLKSEHINPDITKEIAKDIARLETITERFSKIGSLPKLYESDIVVETKAAFEYLKKRSSKLIHFTFNSRIESQSVLINSSLYNWTIENLVKNGIDAMRGKGSISIDIVPDGKFVNILVADTGHGIPKSNFTSIFNPGVTSKRRGWGLGLSLVKRIIEEYHNGKIKVLSSGKEGTIMQISLKAHK; translated from the coding sequence TACCAATAGTTTTTTCAAGACCTTTAAGGAAGAAGAACGTCTAAAAATGGAGATTTGGGCCACTGCACAATCAGAATTCCTTCATTCTGCCGAGGACGTAGATTTGGGAAGTCTACATTTAAAGGTGTTCCAAAACAATACGTCTACCCCAATGATACTGATCAATAAAGATAGTACCATTAGGATAAATAATATTCCTGCCGAGAAAGCATCCGACTCCGTTTATATCCAAAAAAAATTAAGGCAATTTCAAAACGAGAACACTCCGGTATCCATCGACCAACAAGGCGAACATCTGGCCACGTTATATTACGGTAATTCCGAGGTATTGAACAAGTTAAAATATTATCCTATTGCCCTGCTATTAATTATCTTTCTGTTCGGAGCGGTCATCTATTTCCTGTTTAGAACAAACAAAGCCTCAGAACAGAATAAACTCTGGGCAGGAATGGCCAAGGAAACGGCACATCAGATCGGTACTCCGTTATCTTCACTATTAGGTTGGAACGAGTTATTGAAATCTGAACATATAAATCCTGATATCACCAAGGAAATAGCAAAGGACATCGCCCGATTGGAGACCATTACGGAACGCTTCTCCAAAATTGGTTCATTACCCAAACTTTACGAAAGTGATATTGTAGTGGAGACCAAGGCCGCATTCGAGTATTTAAAGAAAAGAAGTTCCAAGCTAATCCATTTCACCTTCAATTCTAGAATAGAATCGCAATCGGTCCTGATAAATAGTTCTTTGTATAATTGGACTATAGAAAATCTAGTTAAGAACGGTATTGATGCTATGCGAGGCAAAGGAAGTATCTCCATAGATATTGTTCCCGACGGAAAATTCGTGAATATTTTGGTTGCCGATACGGGACATGGAATACCTAAAAGCAATTTTACCAGTATCTTTAATCCGGGCGTAACGTCCAAACGACGAGGTTGGGGCCTGGGCCTATCACTGGTAAAAAGAATCATTGAAGAATATCATAACGGAAAAATAAAGGTACTTTCGTCAGGTAAAGAGGGTACCATAATGCAAATTTCCCTCAAAGCTCACAAGTAG